The proteins below come from a single Mercenaria mercenaria strain notata chromosome 3, MADL_Memer_1, whole genome shotgun sequence genomic window:
- the LOC123525253 gene encoding asialoglycoprotein receptor 1-like isoform X2, which produces MLGGQTANSICPDTWIRFRGSCYLFPRGDVNFSAAEYFCVQHGSHIVHVESESENNFLKNHMRDLKESSYWIGLTDTDVEGTWVWSGTGKYALFTDWSSHSPNNYDGNQHCVFMEFAHDFEWNDMTCNAKYRAVCEKNLLS; this is translated from the exons ATGCTTGGAG GTCAAACAGCTAACTCGATTTGTCCGGATACGTGGATACGTTTCCGAGGTTCATGTTACCTTTTCCCACGTGGAGATGTCAACTTTTCCGCCGCAGAG tactTCTGTGTCCAGCATGGTTCTCATATAGTGCATGTTGAGAGTGAATCAGAAAACAACTTTCTGAAAAATCATATGAgagatttgaaag AATCAAGTTACTGGATTGGACTTACTGATACTGATGTAGAAGGCACCTGGGTATGGTCTGGTACAGGAAAATACGCGCTGTTTACGGACTGGAGCAGTCACAGTCCAAATAATTATGACGGGAATCAACACTGTGTTTTCATGGAGTTTGCACATGACTTTGAATGGAATGATATGACATGTAATGCTAAATACAGAGCAGTGTGTGAAAAGAATCTGCTAAGCTGA
- the LOC123525253 gene encoding perlucin-like isoform X1 produces MTEIRLAVVLLYFYYCVGQEQQCSRYHYEEQILAKVVKLEHRLELLEARNSIGGQTANSICPDTWIRFRGSCYLFPRGDVNFSAAEYFCVQHGSHIVHVESESENNFLKNHMRDLKESSYWIGLTDTDVEGTWVWSGTGKYALFTDWSSHSPNNYDGNQHCVFMEFAHDFEWNDMTCNAKYRAVCEKNLLS; encoded by the exons ATGACAGAAATAAGACTTGCTGTTGTGTTACTATATTTCTATTATTGTGTAGGACAGGAACAGCAATGTTCCCGCTACCACTATGAAGAACAGATACTGGCAAAGGTTGTAAAGCTGGAACACAGACTTGAACTGTTGGAGGCTCGGAATAGTATTGGAG GTCAAACAGCTAACTCGATTTGTCCGGATACGTGGATACGTTTCCGAGGTTCATGTTACCTTTTCCCACGTGGAGATGTCAACTTTTCCGCCGCAGAG tactTCTGTGTCCAGCATGGTTCTCATATAGTGCATGTTGAGAGTGAATCAGAAAACAACTTTCTGAAAAATCATATGAgagatttgaaag AATCAAGTTACTGGATTGGACTTACTGATACTGATGTAGAAGGCACCTGGGTATGGTCTGGTACAGGAAAATACGCGCTGTTTACGGACTGGAGCAGTCACAGTCCAAATAATTATGACGGGAATCAACACTGTGTTTTCATGGAGTTTGCACATGACTTTGAATGGAATGATATGACATGTAATGCTAAATACAGAGCAGTGTGTGAAAAGAATCTGCTAAGCTGA